Proteins encoded together in one Bacteroides ovatus window:
- a CDS encoding cation:proton antiporter, with translation MRNRARKNYVIYVLMLLLFGGLIYVAIEEGDRFSHYAVNAQNMVQGNPFTMFLQFIQDNLHHPLTTLLIQIIAVLLMVRLFGYLFSLIGQPGVIGEIVAGIVLGPSVLGFFFPDAFHFLFPAHSLTNLELLSQVGLILFMFVIGMELDFSVLKNKINETLVISHAGILVPFFLGILSSYWVYEEYAAAQTPFLPFALFIGISMSITAFPVLARIIQERNMTKTPLGTLTIASAANDDVTAWCLLAVVIAISKAGSFAGALYSVGLAVVYIAVMFLVVRPFLKKVGEVYANREAINKTFVAFILLILIISSCLTEIIGIHALFGAFMAGVVMPSNLGFRKVMMEKVEDISLVFFLPLFFAFTGLRTEIGLINSPELWMVCLLLVTVAVVGKLGGCAIAARLVGESWKDSLTIGTLMNTRGLMELVALNIGYEMGVLPPSIFVILVIMALVTTFMTTPLLHLVEHIFVRREEKLSLKHKLIFCFGRPESGRVLLSIYDLLFGKQLKKNHLIAAHYTVGTDLNPLNAEHYASESFALLNQQAAKLNIQVDNHYRVTDKLVQEIIHFVRNEHPDMLLLGAGSHYRSDMPGTPGAILWLTLFRDKIDEIMEQVKCPVAVFVNRQYREGTTVSFVLGGMIDLFLFSYLDKMLQNGHSVRLFLFDTDDEEFRGRIDDLQVRYPEQTMIVWFEGVEDLVTEEKDGLLIMSHLSYTKLSEDEAVMRELSSLLVIRRNKNTGDKNEGLEN, from the coding sequence ATGCGGAACAGGGCCCGGAAGAATTATGTCATTTATGTACTGATGTTACTCCTGTTTGGAGGGTTGATTTATGTTGCTATTGAAGAGGGTGACCGGTTTTCGCACTATGCGGTAAATGCGCAGAACATGGTACAGGGGAATCCATTCACTATGTTTCTCCAGTTTATACAGGATAATCTTCATCATCCGCTCACTACCTTGTTGATTCAGATTATAGCCGTACTGCTGATGGTGCGTCTTTTTGGCTATTTGTTCAGTCTGATCGGGCAACCGGGAGTGATTGGAGAGATTGTTGCCGGTATTGTGTTAGGACCTTCCGTACTCGGCTTTTTCTTTCCGGATGCTTTTCATTTCCTTTTTCCGGCACACTCGCTTACCAATCTTGAACTGTTGAGTCAGGTGGGACTGATCCTTTTTATGTTTGTCATCGGTATGGAGCTGGATTTCAGTGTACTGAAAAATAAAATCAATGAAACGCTGGTGATTAGCCATGCCGGAATCCTAGTACCCTTCTTCCTGGGTATCTTGTCTTCTTACTGGGTGTACGAAGAATATGCAGCTGCCCAAACTCCGTTTCTTCCATTTGCCTTGTTTATAGGTATTTCTATGAGTATCACCGCTTTTCCGGTATTGGCACGCATCATTCAGGAGCGGAATATGACGAAGACCCCTTTAGGAACGCTGACCATTGCTTCCGCTGCCAATGATGATGTGACAGCCTGGTGTCTGTTGGCTGTGGTGATTGCTATCTCCAAAGCAGGAAGTTTTGCCGGCGCACTTTATTCAGTGGGGCTGGCAGTTGTCTATATTGCGGTCATGTTTTTGGTCGTTCGCCCATTTCTGAAGAAAGTGGGAGAAGTATATGCCAACCGGGAAGCAATCAATAAAACATTTGTGGCATTTATTCTGCTCATTCTTATTATTTCCTCTTGTCTGACCGAAATTATTGGTATTCATGCACTGTTCGGAGCCTTTATGGCAGGGGTAGTGATGCCGTCCAATCTGGGTTTCCGAAAGGTGATGATGGAGAAGGTGGAAGATATTTCATTAGTCTTCTTTTTACCTCTGTTCTTTGCCTTTACCGGATTACGTACGGAAATCGGTTTGATAAACAGTCCGGAGTTGTGGATGGTATGTTTACTGTTGGTGACGGTTGCTGTTGTCGGCAAACTGGGTGGATGTGCCATTGCCGCCCGTTTGGTGGGTGAGTCGTGGAAGGATAGTTTGACGATAGGGACATTGATGAATACACGGGGATTAATGGAGCTTGTCGCTTTGAATATCGGTTATGAAATGGGAGTTCTTCCTCCCTCTATATTCGTAATTTTGGTCATTATGGCGCTAGTTACGACCTTTATGACTACTCCTTTGCTTCATTTGGTGGAACATATTTTCGTACGTCGGGAAGAAAAATTATCTTTGAAGCACAAATTGATATTTTGTTTCGGGCGTCCGGAATCCGGGCGTGTGTTGCTGTCCATTTATGATTTGTTATTTGGGAAGCAGTTGAAGAAAAATCATTTGATTGCAGCACACTATACGGTGGGTACGGATCTGAATCCGTTGAATGCCGAACATTATGCCAGCGAGAGTTTTGCTTTGCTCAATCAACAGGCAGCGAAATTAAATATCCAAGTAGATAACCATTATCGGGTGACAGACAAACTTGTACAGGAAATCATCCACTTTGTCCGTAACGAACATCCTGATATGCTGCTTTTGGGAGCCGGGAGTCATTATCGTTCGGATATGCCGGGAACTCCGGGAGCAATTTTATGGTTAACGCTCTTCCGGGATAAGATTGATGAGATTATGGAGCAGGTGAAGTGTCCGGTGGCCGTATTTGTCAATCGTCAGTATCGGGAAGGCACGACGGTCAGTTTCGTACTTGGCGGAATGATTGATCTGTTTCTTTTTTCCTATTTGGATAAGATGTTGCAGAACGGACATTCGGTACGTCTTTTTCTTTTTGATACGGACGATGAAGAGTTCCGTGGACGCATTGACGATTTGCAGGTGCGTTATCCGGAACAAACGATGATAGTGTGGTTTGAGGGAGTAGAAGATTTAGTGACTGAAGAGAAAGACGGATTATTGATAATGAGCCATCTTTCTTATACGAAATTATCCGAGGATGAGGCTGTGATGCGTGAATTGTCATCTTTGCTGGTAATCCGCCGGAATAAGAATACGGGAGATAAAAATGAAGGACTTGAAAATTGA
- a CDS encoding DUF4907 domain-containing protein — translation MNMKRNKKIIGISCFVLLLLVGIMYVYVHPVNRYRLEVTRVGGSGYGYKIYERERLIIVQPFIPVVSGKRAFQSEQDARCIGNLVLERVKAGDEFAISKDDLDNLGVVY, via the coding sequence ATGAATATGAAGAGAAATAAAAAAATAATAGGTATTAGTTGCTTTGTCTTGCTGCTTTTAGTGGGAATCATGTATGTGTATGTGCATCCGGTAAATAGATACCGTTTGGAAGTGACCCGGGTTGGAGGTAGTGGGTACGGCTATAAAATTTATGAGAGAGAGCGTTTGATAATTGTTCAACCTTTTATCCCGGTTGTTTCCGGGAAAAGAGCTTTTCAATCGGAACAGGATGCCCGATGTATAGGAAACTTAGTGCTGGAGCGAGTGAAAGCCGGGGATGAATTTGCCATATCAAAGGACGACTTGGATAATTTAGGAGTTGTTTATTAA
- a CDS encoding DUF4980 domain-containing protein produces the protein MKTNPWMKLCKGAILALAVSYGLTYCHTTKSKLTLEQKGDSLTVIHITNPTNYILLPIEEEAAESQVLLDTGEAADTDMGIRLAQTQVDYFVPFALPVGAKTATVRIRNKSKEALCWKEIKLSDTFDTTNTEKFRPVYHHTPLYGWMNDANGLVYKDGEYHLYFQYNPYGSKWGNMHWGHSVSKDLVHWEHLAPAIARDTLGHIFSGSSIVDQENIAGYGAGSILAFYTSASDKNGQIQCLAFSKDNGRTFTKYEKNPILCPADGLKDFRDPKVFRYEPEDKWVMIVSADKEMRFYDSKNLKDWNYMSSFGEGYGVQPCQFECPDMVELPVDGDLNRKKWALIVNVNPGCYFGGSATQYFTGDFDGKKFSCDNQPNVTKWLDWGKDHYATVCFSNTGERTIAVPWMSNWQYCNIVPTKQFRSANALPRELSLYTQDGEIYLSAAPVLEIKTLRKEKKETPAFTVANDYHIDSLLADNDGAYELALEITAGEAEIMGFSLFNDKGEKVDIYFNLPEKRLVMDRTKSGIVDFGKKSVPHEIEVHDRRKTTSINYIDDFALATWAPIKKENKYTLDVFVDKCSVEIFLNGGKVAMTNLIFPSAPYNRMCFYSKGGSFQVDSFNAYRLGL, from the coding sequence ATGAAAACAAACCCTTGGATGAAACTATGTAAAGGTGCAATACTTGCATTGGCAGTCTCTTACGGACTGACTTATTGCCACACCACTAAAAGCAAGTTGACCTTGGAACAGAAAGGGGATAGCCTGACTGTCATCCACATTACCAATCCGACTAATTATATATTGCTTCCTATAGAAGAGGAAGCTGCGGAAAGTCAGGTTCTGCTTGATACCGGAGAGGCTGCGGATACCGATATGGGTATTCGTCTGGCACAGACTCAAGTGGACTATTTCGTACCATTTGCCTTGCCTGTCGGAGCGAAGACAGCCACCGTGCGTATTCGTAATAAATCAAAGGAGGCACTTTGCTGGAAAGAAATCAAGTTATCTGATACATTTGATACTACCAATACAGAAAAGTTCCGTCCTGTTTATCATCATACTCCTCTCTATGGCTGGATGAATGATGCCAACGGATTGGTGTATAAAGATGGAGAATATCATTTGTATTTTCAATATAATCCTTACGGCTCTAAATGGGGAAATATGCATTGGGGACATTCTGTCAGTAAGGACCTTGTACATTGGGAACATTTGGCCCCAGCTATTGCCCGTGATACATTGGGACATATCTTTTCCGGCAGCTCTATTGTCGATCAGGAGAATATAGCGGGTTACGGAGCAGGGAGTATCCTGGCTTTTTATACTTCTGCCAGTGACAAAAACGGGCAGATCCAATGTCTTGCTTTTAGCAAGGATAACGGACGGACATTTACTAAATACGAGAAGAACCCCATCTTGTGCCCTGCTGATGGTTTGAAAGATTTTCGTGATCCGAAAGTGTTTCGGTATGAACCGGAAGATAAATGGGTGATGATTGTCTCCGCCGATAAAGAAATGCGTTTCTATGACTCTAAGAATCTGAAGGACTGGAACTATATGAGCAGCTTCGGAGAAGGATACGGAGTGCAACCTTGTCAATTTGAATGTCCGGACATGGTGGAACTTCCGGTGGATGGAGATCTGAACCGTAAGAAATGGGCATTGATAGTGAACGTCAATCCGGGATGTTATTTCGGAGGAAGTGCCACTCAATACTTTACAGGAGACTTTGATGGAAAGAAATTCAGTTGTGACAATCAGCCAAATGTCACCAAATGGTTGGATTGGGGCAAAGATCACTATGCTACCGTTTGTTTCTCAAACACTGGAGAACGGACGATTGCTGTTCCTTGGATGAGTAACTGGCAATATTGTAATATTGTCCCGACAAAGCAATTTCGTAGTGCTAACGCTTTGCCGCGTGAGTTAAGCCTTTATACACAAGATGGTGAAATTTATCTTTCAGCAGCTCCGGTACTGGAGATAAAGACTCTGCGAAAAGAAAAGAAAGAGACTCCGGCATTTACGGTTGCCAATGATTATCATATTGATTCTTTATTGGCTGATAATGATGGTGCTTATGAACTGGCATTGGAAATTACCGCCGGGGAAGCGGAGATTATGGGATTCAGCCTCTTTAATGATAAAGGTGAAAAGGTGGATATCTACTTCAATCTTCCGGAAAAGAGATTGGTTATGGACCGGACGAAAAGTGGTATCGTGGATTTCGGAAAGAAGAGTGTACCTCATGAAATAGAGGTTCACGACCGTAGAAAGACGACTTCCATCAATTATATAGATGATTTCGCATTAGCTACCTGGGCACCGATAAAGAAAGAGAATAAATATACGTTGGATGTCTTTGTTGATAAATGTTCTGTAGAAATATTCCTGAATGGAGGAAAGGTAGCAATGACTAATCTTATCTTTCCATCGGCACCATACAACCGTATGTGTTTTTATAGCAAAGGAGGTTCATTTCAAGTAGATTCATTCAATGCGTATCGGTTGGGTTTATAA
- a CDS encoding aminopeptidase C — translation MKKTILIAALGLFSLSVMAQDAKPEEGFVFTTVKENPITSIKNQNRSSTCWSFSTLGFVESELLRLGKGEYDLSEMFVVHKTMQDRGVNYVRYHGDSSFSPGGSFYDVMYCIKNYGIVPQEVMPGIMYGDTLPVHNELDAVASGYINAIAKGKLSKLTPVWKNGLSAIYDTYLGACPEKFTYKGKEYTPKTFAESLGLNYNDYVSLTSYTHHPFYSQFAIEIQDNWRNGLSYNLPIEELMAVMDNAVKKGYTFAWGSDVSEQGFSRDGIAVMPDAAKESELSGSDMARWTGLTAADKRRELFTKPFPEKDITQEMRQVAFDNWETTDDHGMVIYGIAKDQNGKEYFMVKNSWGKSGKYDGIWYASKAFVAYKTMNILVHKDALPKEIAKKLGIK, via the coding sequence ATGAAAAAGACAATCCTTATTGCTGCTTTAGGCCTGTTCAGCCTAAGTGTTATGGCACAAGATGCAAAACCTGAAGAAGGTTTTGTTTTCACGACAGTGAAAGAAAATCCGATAACTTCTATCAAGAACCAAAATCGTTCGAGTACTTGCTGGAGTTTCTCAACTCTCGGATTTGTTGAATCAGAACTACTTCGTTTAGGTAAAGGTGAATACGACCTGTCTGAAATGTTTGTTGTACACAAAACGATGCAGGATCGCGGAGTAAACTATGTACGTTATCACGGTGACAGTTCTTTCTCTCCGGGTGGAAGTTTTTATGATGTAATGTATTGCATCAAGAATTATGGTATCGTTCCGCAAGAAGTGATGCCGGGTATTATGTATGGTGATACGCTGCCGGTACATAATGAGCTGGATGCTGTTGCTTCCGGTTATATCAATGCGATTGCAAAAGGTAAATTAAGCAAACTGACTCCGGTATGGAAAAACGGACTAAGTGCCATTTATGACACTTACCTAGGAGCATGTCCGGAGAAGTTCACCTACAAAGGCAAAGAATATACTCCAAAAACTTTTGCCGAATCACTGGGATTGAACTATAACGACTATGTATCACTGACTTCTTATACACACCATCCGTTCTATTCTCAATTCGCCATCGAAATTCAGGATAACTGGCGTAATGGTCTGTCTTACAACCTGCCTATCGAAGAACTGATGGCTGTTATGGACAATGCTGTAAAGAAAGGCTATACCTTTGCATGGGGTAGCGATGTCAGCGAACAAGGATTCTCACGTGACGGTATCGCCGTAATGCCAGATGCAGCCAAAGAATCTGAACTGTCCGGTTCAGACATGGCCCGTTGGACAGGATTGACTGCCGCCGACAAACGCAGAGAACTATTCACCAAACCTTTCCCTGAAAAGGATATTACCCAGGAAATGCGTCAAGTTGCTTTTGACAACTGGGAAACAACAGACGACCACGGAATGGTAATCTATGGTATCGCTAAAGACCAGAACGGAAAAGAATACTTCATGGTGAAAAACTCTTGGGGTAAATCAGGCAAATATGATGGTATCTGGTATGCTTCCAAAGCATTCGTTGCCTACAAGACAATGAATATCCTGGTGCATAAAGATGCACTTCCTAAAGAAATTGCCAAAAAACTGGGAATTAAATAA
- a CDS encoding DUF4270 family protein, translating into MKSIILLFSFFISLSFFACVDDSSSIGAKWVQSSFLNEQMDTCTVLLSTVLSDSIATSGDTVCQIGYRDDNLWGKITASFYAEYEVPSYSFDENIQYEFDSITIRLYSSGNYLGDTLKTQRIHLHELTKNIELDDRGYLYNTTTAYYNETPLASFDFRPTPGSPSEELEIRLPDAWGEEWFNLMLNDGRWVQSQDFFHDYFKGIAFIPDANDACISGFQVNDSSMCITVYYHQITETLNEKTLVFNTSNTLTYNKIEQDRSNIPIANLQSGDGNEYSSGKSEHQVYLQGMTGMYVTIDFPHLNNLCEKGELVTIESATLQLYPVKGTYDGMYPLPKSLALYTANNENVTQSVITDLTGSSVQSGNLVVDEMSYEETYYSFDITSFLQTNLGTTGYDRQKLQLFLPDNLFYTTLQGVIFGDGEHTANKKNTKLIILYKTYQQ; encoded by the coding sequence ATGAAGTCAATCATACTACTTTTTTCATTCTTTATATCTCTTTCTTTTTTCGCTTGTGTAGACGATTCATCGTCCATAGGAGCGAAATGGGTACAAAGTTCATTCCTCAACGAACAGATGGATACTTGTACGGTATTACTTAGTACAGTATTAAGCGACTCCATAGCCACTTCGGGAGATACGGTTTGCCAGATAGGATACCGTGACGACAACTTATGGGGGAAAATTACCGCCTCTTTTTACGCAGAGTATGAAGTACCTTCCTATTCTTTTGATGAAAACATCCAATATGAGTTCGACTCGATCACCATACGCCTGTATTCTTCGGGCAATTACCTGGGAGATACACTAAAAACCCAACGCATTCATCTGCATGAACTGACAAAGAATATAGAACTGGACGATAGAGGGTACCTATACAACACTACTACTGCCTATTACAACGAAACTCCACTGGCATCTTTCGACTTTCGTCCTACTCCGGGCTCACCGAGCGAAGAACTGGAAATACGATTGCCGGATGCATGGGGAGAAGAATGGTTCAACTTGATGCTGAATGATGGCCGATGGGTGCAATCCCAGGATTTCTTCCATGATTATTTCAAGGGAATTGCTTTTATACCCGATGCAAATGACGCTTGTATCAGCGGATTTCAAGTCAACGACTCCAGTATGTGCATCACGGTCTACTATCACCAGATTACGGAAACACTGAACGAAAAAACACTGGTTTTCAATACAAGCAACACGCTGACTTACAACAAAATAGAACAAGACCGCTCAAACATCCCGATAGCCAACCTGCAAAGTGGGGACGGCAATGAATACTCTTCCGGAAAAAGCGAGCATCAGGTCTACCTGCAGGGAATGACAGGTATGTATGTCACCATCGACTTCCCACATTTAAATAATCTCTGCGAAAAAGGAGAGCTTGTGACTATCGAGAGCGCAACGTTACAGTTATATCCGGTAAAAGGAACTTATGACGGCATGTACCCGTTGCCCAAAAGCCTGGCTCTCTACACCGCCAACAATGAAAATGTGACGCAAAGTGTAATCACCGACCTCACCGGGAGTTCCGTACAAAGCGGAAATCTAGTAGTCGACGAGATGTCTTATGAGGAGACTTATTACTCTTTTGACATCACCTCTTTCCTGCAAACAAACCTGGGAACTACCGGATATGATCGTCAGAAACTACAATTATTTCTTCCGGACAACTTGTTCTATACCACACTTCAAGGCGTTATTTTCGGCGACGGAGAACATACCGCCAATAAAAAGAATACCAAACTTATCATACTTTACAAAACTTATCAACAATGA
- a CDS encoding aldose 1-epimerase family protein yields MKTISNKQLTIQVSPHGAELCSIVANGKEYLWQADPAFWKRHSPVLFPIVGSVWENEYRNEGIPYTLTQHGFARDMEFTLVTEKEDEVRYRLVSNEETLQKYPFPFCLEIGYRIQGKQIEVMWEVKNTANKEMYFQIGAHPAFYWPEFDASNSERGFFGFDKENGLKYILISEKGCADPSTEYSLELTDGLLPLDTHTFDKDALILENEQVRKVTLYNKEKQAYLSLHFNAPVVGLWSPPAKNAPFVCIEPWYGRCDRAHYTGEYKDKDWMQHLQPKEIFQGGYTIEIDE; encoded by the coding sequence ATGAAAACAATCTCCAACAAACAACTCACGATTCAAGTATCTCCTCACGGAGCTGAACTCTGCAGTATCGTCGCCAATGGAAAAGAATATCTGTGGCAAGCCGATCCTGCTTTTTGGAAACGTCACTCTCCTGTCCTATTCCCCATTGTTGGGAGCGTATGGGAAAATGAGTATCGTAACGAGGGGATTCCTTATACACTTACTCAACATGGTTTTGCCCGTGATATGGAGTTCACACTTGTTACTGAAAAAGAGGATGAAGTGCGTTACCGTCTTGTCAGCAATGAAGAGACTTTGCAGAAATACCCTTTTCCATTCTGTCTGGAAATAGGCTATCGCATTCAGGGAAAGCAAATTGAAGTTATGTGGGAAGTAAAGAATACCGCCAACAAGGAAATGTACTTTCAGATTGGGGCACATCCAGCTTTCTATTGGCCGGAGTTCGATGCAAGCAATTCTGAAAGAGGGTTCTTCGGATTTGACAAGGAAAACGGTTTGAAATATATTCTCATTTCAGAAAAAGGATGCGCTGATCCTTCTACTGAATATTCCTTAGAACTAACAGACGGATTATTACCACTGGACACGCATACCTTTGATAAAGATGCTTTGATACTGGAAAATGAACAGGTTCGTAAAGTTACCTTATATAATAAGGAGAAACAAGCTTATCTTAGTTTACATTTTAACGCTCCGGTAGTCGGTCTTTGGTCTCCACCTGCAAAGAATGCTCCTTTCGTCTGCATCGAACCTTGGTACGGACGTTGCGACCGCGCACATTATACTGGTGAATATAAAGATAAGGACTGGATGCAGCACTTACAACCGAAAGAGATATTCCAAGGAGGATATACAATTGAAATTGATGAATAA
- a CDS encoding helix-turn-helix transcriptional regulator, with protein MPANRNALIRYKTIDNCLRNPYRRWTLEDLVDACSDALYEYEGIDKGISKRTVQMDIQMMRSEKLGYNAPIVVYENKYYKYEDPEYSITQTPLNEQDLKTMSEAVEVLRQFKGFSYFTEMSDIINRLEDHVASARMKTTPVIDFEKNESLKGLDYLDTIYHAIVNEHPIQLKYRSFKARSANNFIFYPYLLKEYRNRWFVYGVRGNGRILQNLALDRIQSLEVLPQEHYIKNTFFDPNTFFDDLVGVTKNSGSVAEKIGFKVAAAEAPYIITKPIHRSQQVVERLADGSVILEIEVVINHELERVFFGYAEGIQVLYPKTLVELMGRKLKKAAEQYTHSK; from the coding sequence ATGCCAGCAAATAGAAATGCCTTAATCCGTTATAAAACAATTGATAACTGTCTGCGTAATCCTTATCGACGCTGGACGTTGGAAGATTTGGTAGATGCTTGCTCGGATGCCCTTTATGAATACGAAGGCATCGATAAAGGCATAAGCAAACGTACGGTACAGATGGATATACAGATGATGCGCAGCGAGAAGCTGGGTTATAACGCTCCGATTGTGGTGTACGAAAATAAATACTATAAATACGAAGATCCGGAATACAGCATTACACAAACTCCGCTGAACGAACAAGACCTGAAAACGATGTCGGAAGCCGTGGAAGTGTTGAGGCAGTTTAAAGGTTTCTCCTATTTCACGGAAATGAGTGATATTATCAACCGCCTGGAAGACCATGTCGCTTCTGCCCGGATGAAAACCACTCCTGTCATTGACTTTGAAAAGAATGAATCATTGAAAGGACTGGATTATCTGGATACGATCTATCACGCGATTGTAAACGAGCATCCGATACAGCTCAAATATCGTTCATTCAAGGCACGTTCGGCCAACAACTTTATTTTTTATCCTTATCTATTAAAAGAGTATCGTAACCGGTGGTTCGTTTATGGTGTCAGAGGAAACGGACGGATCTTGCAAAATTTAGCTTTGGACAGAATACAATCATTGGAAGTTCTGCCACAAGAACATTACATAAAAAATACGTTCTTCGATCCGAACACGTTCTTCGATGATCTGGTAGGAGTCACTAAAAACTCCGGAAGCGTAGCGGAGAAAATCGGTTTCAAGGTAGCCGCTGCCGAAGCACCTTACATCATAACCAAGCCTATACACCGCAGCCAGCAAGTGGTGGAAAGATTGGCTGACGGAAGTGTCATACTGGAAATTGAAGTCGTCATCAACCATGAGTTAGAACGAGTATTCTTCGGATATGCCGAGGGAATACAAGTTCTTTATCCGAAGACTCTGGTAGAATTGATGGGTAGGAAACTAAAAAAGGCTGCCGAACAATATACCCATTCAAAATGA
- a CDS encoding patatin family protein translates to MKDLKIDESTGLVLEGGGMRGVFTCGVLDYFMDHDIRFPYAIGVSAGACNGLSYASRQRGRAKYSNIDLLEKYDYIGLKHLLKKRNILDFDLLFNEFPEHILPYDYETYFASPERFVMVTTNCITGEANYFEEKKDSRRVIDIVRASSSLPFVCPITYVDGVPMLDGGIVDSIPLQRAIKDGCTRNVVVLTRNRGYRKDSKDIRIPSFVYRKYPKLREALSRRCAVYNEQLEMVERMEDEGQIIVIRPLKPVAVDRIEKDVQKLTEFYQEGYECARALLEE, encoded by the coding sequence ATGAAGGACTTGAAAATTGATGAATCTACAGGATTAGTGTTGGAAGGCGGGGGAATGCGTGGAGTATTCACCTGCGGTGTGCTTGATTATTTTATGGATCACGATATCCGGTTTCCCTATGCGATAGGAGTGTCTGCCGGTGCGTGCAACGGGTTGTCGTATGCATCACGGCAGCGGGGACGTGCCAAGTACAGCAACATTGACTTGTTGGAGAAGTATGATTATATCGGTCTGAAACATTTGCTCAAAAAACGTAATATACTGGACTTTGATCTATTATTCAATGAGTTCCCCGAACATATTCTTCCTTACGATTATGAAACATATTTTGCTTCACCGGAGCGTTTTGTGATGGTGACTACGAATTGCATCACGGGAGAAGCCAACTATTTCGAAGAGAAAAAAGACAGTCGCAGGGTGATTGATATTGTCCGCGCATCCAGCAGTCTCCCTTTTGTATGTCCTATTACTTATGTAGACGGGGTTCCCATGCTCGATGGAGGAATTGTAGATTCCATACCTTTGCAAAGAGCCATTAAGGATGGCTGCACGAGAAATGTTGTGGTACTCACCCGTAACCGGGGGTATCGGAAAGATTCGAAAGACATTCGTATCCCTTCGTTTGTATATCGGAAATATCCGAAGTTGCGCGAAGCGTTAAGTCGGCGGTGTGCTGTTTATAATGAGCAGTTGGAAATGGTAGAGCGCATGGAGGATGAAGGACAGATTATCGTTATTCGCCCGTTAAAACCTGTAGCCGTAGACCGCATCGAGAAAGATGTGCAAAAGCTGACAGAGTTTTATCAGGAAGGGTACGAATGTGCGAGAGCCTTACTTGAAGAATAA
- a CDS encoding Kelch repeat-containing protein: MNTKMNKLLCMMVVLLSLAACTDDTEYTAGVWYRRSDFDGVARTDAAGFTIGNVGYLCTGYRGSTKDRLKDCWAYDIEANSWTQCTSMPDAAPARNAATGFAVGTKGYIATGYDATKKDYLNDCWQYDPATNSWKEMASIPDGTDGTNIYGKRYYALSFGIGQYGYLGTGYNDNYQKDFWKFDPSVGDKGEWTAMSGFGGQKRMGGMAFVIDDIAYICGGENNGSDVTDFWCFNPATGTWKELRELYDKSDDDYDDDYTSIVRSYACAFVIDGKGYIAAGQTAGGSYRSNYWIYDPLTDLWDGEDLTDFEGSTRSKAVCFSTGKRGIIATGGASTYYYDDTWELKPYEYEEK; this comes from the coding sequence ATGAATACGAAAATGAATAAATTACTTTGCATGATGGTGGTGCTGCTTTCATTGGCGGCATGTACGGATGATACTGAATATACGGCAGGTGTGTGGTATCGCCGTTCTGATTTTGATGGTGTGGCGCGTACGGACGCAGCTGGTTTTACGATTGGTAACGTAGGGTACCTCTGCACCGGATACCGGGGGAGTACCAAAGACCGTTTGAAAGATTGCTGGGCGTATGACATCGAGGCTAATTCGTGGACACAGTGTACATCAATGCCCGATGCGGCTCCTGCCCGAAATGCGGCTACAGGTTTTGCAGTAGGTACCAAAGGATATATTGCTACCGGTTACGATGCGACAAAAAAGGATTATCTGAATGATTGCTGGCAGTATGATCCTGCCACAAATTCCTGGAAGGAGATGGCTTCTATCCCGGATGGAACTGATGGGACTAATATCTATGGTAAACGGTATTATGCACTTTCTTTCGGCATTGGTCAGTATGGGTATCTGGGTACAGGTTACAACGATAATTATCAAAAGGATTTCTGGAAGTTCGACCCGTCGGTGGGAGATAAAGGAGAATGGACAGCCATGAGTGGATTTGGCGGACAGAAGAGAATGGGCGGTATGGCCTTCGTCATAGATGATATAGCTTATATCTGCGGCGGTGAAAATAACGGTTCGGATGTGACGGATTTCTGGTGTTTTAATCCGGCAACGGGTACTTGGAAAGAATTGCGCGAACTTTACGATAAGAGTGATGATGATTATGACGACGATTACACTTCTATCGTCCGTTCTTATGCTTGTGCTTTCGTGATCGACGGTAAAGGATACATTGCTGCGGGGCAGACTGCTGGTGGTAGTTATCGTTCCAATTATTGGATTTACGACCCTCTGACAGACCTCTGGGATGGGGAAGATTTGACAGATTTCGAAGGAAGTACACGCTCGAAAGCCGTATGCTTTTCTACTGGAAAACGGGGAATTATAGCTACGGGAGGAGCTTCTACTTATTATTACGATGATACTTGGGAGTTGAAGCCTTATGAATATGAAGAGAAATAA